The Methanoregula boonei 6A8 genome has a window encoding:
- the hxlB gene encoding 6-phospho-3-hexuloisomerase, with protein sequence MDDHRVQEMMLLMASKIRSVANSLSADDVEGFLAEILKARRIYVMGAGRSGLVAKGFAMRLMHLGLQSYVVGETITPALQKGDLIIVFSGSGKTKTVADIAETGKEIGAHIGLITSNADSRIGKIADCKVIIETQRDDVRDDAAEFEIRQMLGDHKSFAPLGTLFETASMIFSDAVISRLMEITKTDESALKNRHANIE encoded by the coding sequence ATGGATGATCACAGGGTTCAGGAAATGATGCTGTTGATGGCATCGAAAATTCGATCGGTTGCTAACTCCCTTTCCGCTGATGATGTCGAAGGGTTTCTTGCAGAGATTCTGAAAGCCCGGCGCATCTATGTTATGGGTGCCGGCAGGTCTGGACTTGTAGCAAAGGGATTTGCCATGCGCCTGATGCATCTTGGCCTCCAGTCGTATGTTGTTGGTGAGACAATCACGCCGGCCCTCCAGAAGGGCGATCTCATCATTGTTTTTTCCGGGTCGGGAAAAACAAAGACTGTCGCCGACATTGCTGAGACCGGAAAGGAGATCGGGGCACACATCGGCCTTATCACCTCAAACGCGGATTCGCGGATCGGCAAAATTGCCGATTGTAAAGTGATCATCGAAACCCAGCGCGATGATGTCCGCGACGATGCCGCGGAATTTGAGATCCGCCAGATGCTTGGCGACCACAAATCGTTTGCGCCACTGGGGACGCTTTTTGAAACGGCTTCCATGATCTTTTCCGATGCGGTGATCTCCCGGCTCATGGAGATCACCAAGACCGACGAATCTGCGCTCAAGAACCGGCATGCAAATATCGAATAA
- the ilvD gene encoding dihydroxy-acid dehydratase, translating to MTDLRSDTIRKGYERAPNRSLLRSLGVTDREIELPFIGIANAFNTIVPGHTHLRQLSDKVKEGIAAAGGVPFEFGVIGICDGIAMGHEGMRYSLPSRENIADSIELMVQAHRFDGLVCVGTCDKIVPGMLMAAVRTNIPTIVVTGGAMLPGSSGGKDLSLIDVFEGVGKVAAGTMEEDALKELECCAMPGCGSCQGLYTANTMACMTETMGMSLPGCAAVPAVEAAKLRIARESGEAIIPLVKKNSTARDIVTKKSLENAIRVDMALGGSTNTVLHLMAIATEAEIPLSLADFNRIADEIPHICHMLPAGPYSMQALYRAGGIPAVLKRLEKHLDDCPTVSGLSLYQVARNAMIKNEQVIRSLDAPVSPAGGLRILFGSLAPDGAVVKSAAVPKEIWKHTGPARVFESEEPAMAAILSRQIHEGDAVIIRNEGPRGGPGMPEMLSATSALMGVGYKNVVLITDGRFSGGTRGPCIGHVAPEAAVGGPIALVQDGDRIAVDLFMRTIDLLVDPEVLTSRKAAWKPVMRPVTGVLARYAKTVGQANLGAVLR from the coding sequence ATGACAGATCTGCGAAGCGACACCATACGGAAAGGGTACGAGCGGGCTCCGAATCGTTCTCTCCTGCGCTCGCTGGGAGTTACGGATCGGGAGATAGAACTCCCGTTTATCGGTATTGCCAATGCATTCAATACCATCGTGCCGGGTCATACGCACCTGCGTCAGCTTTCAGATAAGGTAAAAGAGGGAATTGCCGCGGCCGGGGGCGTCCCCTTTGAATTTGGCGTGATCGGCATTTGCGATGGGATCGCGATGGGACATGAAGGGATGCGGTACTCCCTTCCCTCCCGTGAAAATATCGCTGACTCCATTGAGCTCATGGTACAGGCCCACCGGTTCGACGGTCTTGTGTGTGTGGGTACCTGCGACAAGATTGTTCCCGGCATGCTCATGGCTGCCGTCAGGACCAATATTCCGACGATCGTTGTCACCGGCGGAGCAATGCTTCCCGGCAGTAGCGGGGGTAAAGATCTTTCACTCATTGATGTTTTCGAAGGAGTGGGAAAGGTTGCTGCCGGTACCATGGAAGAAGATGCCCTTAAGGAACTGGAATGCTGCGCCATGCCCGGCTGCGGGAGCTGCCAGGGGCTCTACACGGCAAACACCATGGCCTGCATGACCGAGACTATGGGCATGTCCCTGCCAGGCTGTGCAGCTGTTCCTGCCGTGGAGGCGGCAAAACTGCGGATCGCCCGGGAGAGTGGCGAAGCAATCATTCCCCTGGTAAAGAAAAACAGTACTGCCCGGGATATCGTGACCAAGAAGAGCCTGGAAAACGCAATCCGCGTGGATATGGCATTAGGAGGATCAACCAATACCGTACTGCACCTTATGGCGATTGCAACCGAGGCTGAGATCCCTCTCTCTCTTGCAGACTTCAACCGCATCGCAGATGAGATCCCGCATATCTGCCACATGCTTCCGGCTGGCCCCTACTCTATGCAGGCACTTTACAGGGCCGGTGGTATACCTGCTGTACTTAAGAGGCTGGAAAAACATCTTGACGACTGTCCGACCGTTTCCGGTCTGTCTCTTTACCAGGTTGCACGGAATGCAATGATCAAAAACGAGCAGGTAATAAGATCCCTGGATGCCCCGGTAAGTCCGGCCGGTGGGCTTCGCATACTCTTTGGTTCGCTTGCTCCCGATGGCGCCGTGGTCAAATCTGCCGCTGTTCCAAAAGAGATCTGGAAACATACCGGACCCGCCCGGGTCTTCGAGTCCGAGGAGCCTGCAATGGCAGCAATCCTTTCCCGGCAGATCCATGAAGGTGATGCGGTGATCATCAGGAATGAGGGGCCTCGTGGTGGGCCGGGGATGCCCGAGATGCTTTCTGCAACCTCGGCACTTATGGGTGTGGGCTATAAAAACGTAGTCCTGATCACTGACGGCCGGTTCTCTGGCGGAACCAGAGGGCCCTGTATCGGGCATGTTGCACCTGAGGCTGCTGTCGGTGGCCCGATTGCATTGGTGCAGGATGGCGACCGGATTGCCGTGGACCTGTTTATGCGGACCATTGACCTGCTGGTGGATCCAGAAGTCCTCACGTCCCGCAAGGCCGCATGGAAACCGGTGATGCGGCCGGTGACCGGTGTCCTTGCCCGCTATGCAAAGACCGTCGGGCAGGCAAACCTTGGTGCGGTGCTGAGATAA
- the purH gene encoding bifunctional phosphoribosylaminoimidazolecarboxamide formyltransferase/IMP cyclohydrolase, giving the protein MKWALLSVWDKTGIVDLAQALIQHNFSIMSSGGTGTALAGAGIPFTEVSRYTGFPEMMDGRVKTLHPKVHGGLLGRRQIDDAIMAKYGINRIGLLVVNLYPFERMSRESLPLEKLIEYIDVGGPAMIRAAAKNFKDVAVVVDPSDYPEVVKTLSSNVGFSHEQRLIFAKKAFARTAAYDAAISNHLSNLDNTFPPILTLQFTNGRMLRYGENPHQQAAVYGTTGIAGAEPLQGKQMSYNNYLDVNAGTALLAEFEEPTAVIVKHNNPCGVSVGTDILEAYLSARDVDPVSAYGSVVSLNREVDKKLAEAIDSTFVEVVAAPSFTRDAVEAMRKKENMRVLILPERNTSDEVRTIDGGVLVQRTPAYQENWQVITDRDPTTDEMSALRIAWKVCKHTKSNTIIFADQKRTLGIGAGQMSRVDSAKIAIEKACAPLAGSAVASDAFLPFPDTLEVAAKAGATALVQPGGSIRDDEVIKAANRLNVAMVFTGVRYFRH; this is encoded by the coding sequence ATGAAATGGGCGCTTCTTTCAGTCTGGGACAAGACCGGGATTGTGGATCTGGCACAGGCACTAATTCAACACAATTTCAGTATTATGAGCTCCGGGGGAACCGGGACGGCACTTGCCGGGGCGGGCATCCCGTTTACTGAGGTATCCAGATATACCGGCTTCCCCGAGATGATGGATGGCCGGGTCAAAACCCTCCATCCCAAGGTACATGGGGGATTGCTCGGGAGACGCCAAATCGACGACGCGATCATGGCAAAGTACGGGATCAACCGGATCGGTCTCCTGGTCGTGAATCTCTACCCGTTTGAACGGATGTCCCGCGAGTCCCTGCCTCTTGAAAAACTGATAGAATATATCGATGTAGGGGGTCCGGCCATGATCCGGGCAGCAGCAAAAAATTTTAAGGATGTTGCCGTTGTAGTGGATCCCTCGGATTACCCGGAAGTTGTTAAAACCCTCAGCAGCAATGTCGGGTTTTCCCATGAGCAGCGGCTTATTTTTGCAAAAAAGGCATTTGCCCGGACTGCAGCATACGATGCCGCAATCAGCAACCATCTTTCAAACCTTGACAACACGTTCCCGCCCATCCTCACCCTCCAGTTCACAAACGGCCGGATGCTGCGGTACGGAGAGAATCCTCACCAGCAGGCAGCCGTGTACGGCACCACCGGCATTGCAGGTGCAGAGCCCCTGCAGGGCAAACAGATGTCGTACAACAATTATCTGGATGTCAATGCCGGCACGGCGCTTCTGGCAGAATTCGAAGAACCCACGGCAGTCATCGTGAAGCACAACAATCCCTGCGGTGTCTCTGTAGGGACGGATATTCTCGAAGCATACCTGTCTGCCCGGGATGTCGATCCCGTATCTGCTTATGGATCCGTGGTCTCCCTGAACCGCGAAGTCGATAAAAAACTGGCCGAGGCCATTGACTCAACGTTTGTTGAAGTCGTGGCAGCCCCGTCTTTTACCCGGGATGCTGTCGAAGCAATGAGGAAAAAAGAGAATATGCGGGTGCTCATCCTTCCCGAGAGGAATACATCCGATGAAGTCCGCACCATTGACGGCGGGGTCCTGGTACAGCGGACACCGGCATACCAGGAGAACTGGCAGGTCATTACTGATCGCGACCCGACGACCGATGAAATGTCCGCACTCAGGATCGCCTGGAAAGTCTGCAAGCACACCAAGAGCAATACGATCATCTTTGCCGATCAGAAACGCACGCTGGGTATAGGTGCCGGGCAGATGAGCCGGGTCGATTCGGCAAAGATTGCCATTGAAAAAGCCTGTGCACCACTTGCGGGATCCGCTGTAGCTTCCGATGCCTTCCTCCCCTTCCCCGATACGCTGGAAGTGGCGGCAAAGGCCGGAGCAACCGCACTTGTGCAGCCGGGCGGATCTATCCGGGACGACGAGGTTATCAAAGCCGCAAACCGGCTGAATGTGGCGATGGTCTTTACCGGTGTAAGATATTTCAGACACTAA
- a CDS encoding DUF4013 domain-containing protein, whose protein sequence is MDYGMLIGNSYTYVKEGIIDKVNKWLLLMIATLILTLPLMGYIMNVYRGTNPAPEVENWIKLLVDGILLCIVGLIYAIPVIILEFLTIGATFATTMTENPTAAIAGMAGAGILAIILIIVAILVAIISPIGIIRFARTGSFGEAFNFREITATIKKIGWLTYILALIVVAIVVGIPALILWIVVLGLTFALPLVGIVIGALLLLIVLPLLAVFEARYLTQIYDSAEVAGPSAGQ, encoded by the coding sequence ATGGACTACGGTATGTTGATCGGGAATTCCTATACCTATGTGAAGGAAGGCATCATTGACAAGGTTAACAAGTGGCTGCTGCTCATGATTGCCACACTGATCCTGACCCTGCCCCTTATGGGGTATATTATGAACGTTTACCGGGGGACAAATCCCGCACCCGAGGTGGAAAACTGGATAAAACTACTGGTTGACGGGATTCTTCTCTGTATTGTCGGACTCATCTATGCAATACCGGTGATCATCCTTGAATTTCTCACGATAGGGGCGACATTTGCAACAACGATGACGGAGAACCCGACCGCTGCGATCGCGGGTATGGCAGGTGCGGGAATCCTTGCAATAATCCTGATCATTGTAGCCATTCTTGTCGCCATTATCTCACCAATCGGCATCATCCGGTTCGCACGGACCGGTTCCTTTGGGGAGGCATTCAATTTCAGGGAGATTACGGCCACCATAAAAAAGATTGGCTGGCTGACATACATCCTCGCACTTATTGTTGTAGCTATTGTAGTCGGGATACCGGCACTCATCCTCTGGATTGTCGTACTGGGACTGACGTTTGCGCTTCCACTTGTCGGAATTGTTATCGGGGCACTCCTCCTGCTGATCGTACTGCCTCTTCTTGCAGTCTTTGAAGCGCGGTATCTCACGCAGATCTACGATAGCGCGGAAGTTGCCGGACCTTCAGCCGGTCAATAA
- a CDS encoding M42 family metallopeptidase: MVKELLRKLSNAHGVSGSEGSVFALIKKELKGCVDEITEDPMGNLIAVRHGNKSKVMLAAHMDEIGLMVKYIDDKGFLRFITLGGWYGPTLYNQRVIVHGTKGDRIGVIGGKPPHMMDEDERKKGVKTDDMFIDIGAKNKDDVAELGIEVGTPVTIDREFTELANNRVTGKAFDNRAGVAMLIKTMQKMKSPFTVYAVFTVQEEVGLKGAKTSAYTIDPDWAIATDVTIPGDHPGIDMKDAAVEMGKGPVITIVDSSGRGLIASRKVVQWLKNAAETNAIPVQYEVGTGGTTDATSIHLSRGGVPSTTISPPTRYIHSPVEVLDTGDIEAGVNLLVAALKTKPAL, from the coding sequence ATGGTTAAGGAATTATTACGGAAATTATCCAATGCCCACGGGGTATCGGGAAGTGAAGGCAGTGTCTTTGCCTTAATAAAAAAAGAACTCAAAGGCTGTGTTGATGAGATCACCGAGGATCCTATGGGAAATCTCATTGCAGTCAGGCATGGTAACAAGTCAAAGGTGATGCTTGCCGCCCATATGGACGAGATCGGGCTCATGGTCAAGTATATCGATGACAAGGGCTTTCTCCGGTTCATCACTCTTGGCGGGTGGTACGGGCCAACACTCTATAACCAGCGCGTGATCGTCCATGGGACAAAAGGTGACCGGATCGGTGTCATCGGTGGCAAGCCCCCGCACATGATGGACGAAGATGAACGTAAGAAAGGGGTGAAAACCGACGACATGTTCATCGATATCGGGGCAAAAAACAAGGACGATGTTGCGGAGCTGGGTATTGAGGTTGGCACGCCGGTAACGATTGATCGCGAATTTACCGAACTCGCGAATAACCGCGTTACCGGTAAGGCATTTGATAACCGGGCCGGTGTTGCAATGCTTATTAAGACCATGCAGAAAATGAAGTCCCCGTTCACGGTTTACGCCGTCTTTACCGTGCAGGAAGAAGTGGGTCTCAAAGGGGCAAAGACCAGCGCCTATACAATCGATCCCGACTGGGCCATTGCTACGGATGTTACCATTCCCGGCGATCACCCGGGGATTGATATGAAGGATGCAGCAGTAGAAATGGGAAAAGGGCCGGTTATCACCATTGTCGACAGCAGCGGAAGAGGACTTATTGCCAGCCGCAAGGTTGTCCAGTGGCTGAAAAATGCTGCTGAAACAAACGCGATTCCCGTGCAGTACGAGGTTGGTACCGGGGGGACAACCGATGCAACCTCTATTCACCTGTCCCGCGGCGGCGTGCCAAGTACCACTATCAGCCCGCCCACACGGTACATCCACTCCCCGGTGGAAGTCCTGGATACAGGGGATATAGAAGCCGGTGTTAACCTGCTTGTTGCAGCGCTGAAGACAAAGCCTGCGCTTTAA
- the dnaK gene encoding molecular chaperone DnaK, whose amino-acid sequence MANEKILGIDLGTTFSCMSIMEAGKPIVIPNSEGARTTPSVVAFTKEGERLVGSLAKRQAVTNPQRTIQSIKRKMGTPEKVKIGDKEYTPQEISAMILQKLKVDAEAYLGEKIAKAVITVPAYFNDAQRQATKDAGKIAGLEVLRIINEPTASALAYGIDKEQDVTVLVYDLGGGTFDVSILTLGDGVFEVKSTAGNNHLGGDDFDKLITDYLVEEFKKKEGIDLKNDIYAMQRLRDASENAKIELSQRQTTNINLPYITTDATGPKFLNIDLTRAKLEQLIGDLVTSTEGPVKQALSDAKLEPKDIDHVLLVGGSTRVPLVQDTVRKLLGKEPDKGLNPDECVALGAAIQGAVLTGETKDIVLLDVTPLTLGIETLGGIATKLIERNTTIPTRKSQIFSTAADGQTSVEIHVVQGERALAKDNFTLGKFQLTGIPPAPRGIPQIEVTFDIDSNGIIHVSAKDLGTGNEQAISIKGDKKLSDEEIKKMMDAAKQFEAEDKKKRDEIEVRNQADTAVFTAEKMLKESGDKLDAADKQKVEEGVTAVKAALGGDNPDEIKKSMETLTEAVYAATTKIYQKMQAEQAASQQEAPAGGAGPDPSAEPKKTDDNVVNADYKVKDE is encoded by the coding sequence ATGGCAAACGAGAAAATTCTGGGTATCGACCTTGGGACTACCTTCTCCTGCATGTCGATTATGGAGGCAGGCAAACCCATTGTAATCCCCAACAGTGAAGGAGCGCGGACAACCCCGTCCGTTGTCGCGTTTACCAAGGAAGGAGAACGCCTTGTCGGGAGCCTTGCAAAACGCCAGGCGGTAACCAACCCCCAGCGGACGATCCAGTCGATCAAGCGGAAGATGGGAACACCTGAAAAAGTAAAAATCGGCGATAAGGAATACACTCCCCAGGAAATTTCCGCAATGATCCTCCAGAAACTCAAGGTTGATGCAGAGGCGTATCTTGGGGAGAAGATCGCAAAGGCAGTCATCACGGTCCCGGCATATTTCAATGATGCGCAGCGGCAGGCCACAAAAGATGCCGGAAAGATTGCCGGCCTTGAAGTCCTGCGTATCATCAACGAGCCGACCGCAAGCGCCCTTGCCTACGGAATAGACAAGGAACAGGATGTTACCGTTCTTGTCTATGACCTTGGTGGCGGCACGTTCGATGTATCCATTCTCACTCTGGGCGACGGGGTATTTGAAGTAAAATCTACTGCGGGAAATAATCACCTCGGCGGAGATGATTTTGATAAGCTTATCACCGACTACCTGGTTGAGGAATTCAAAAAGAAGGAGGGCATCGATCTCAAAAATGATATCTATGCCATGCAGCGCCTGCGTGATGCGTCGGAGAATGCAAAGATTGAACTCTCCCAGCGCCAGACCACGAACATCAACCTGCCCTATATCACAACCGATGCAACAGGACCAAAATTCCTCAATATAGATCTTACCCGGGCAAAACTGGAACAGCTCATCGGAGATCTCGTCACCTCAACGGAGGGACCGGTCAAGCAGGCATTGAGCGATGCAAAACTTGAGCCAAAGGATATCGACCATGTCCTTCTTGTCGGCGGATCAACCCGTGTCCCGCTGGTACAGGATACTGTAAGGAAACTGCTGGGAAAAGAACCGGATAAAGGACTTAACCCGGATGAATGCGTTGCGCTTGGCGCGGCAATCCAGGGGGCAGTACTGACCGGGGAGACTAAAGACATTGTACTTCTTGACGTGACTCCGCTCACGCTGGGGATTGAGACGCTTGGGGGTATTGCTACAAAGCTCATCGAGCGAAACACCACCATTCCCACAAGAAAGAGCCAGATCTTTTCAACTGCAGCTGATGGGCAGACCAGTGTCGAGATCCATGTTGTGCAGGGCGAGCGGGCGCTTGCAAAAGACAACTTCACGCTGGGTAAGTTCCAGCTGACCGGTATCCCTCCGGCCCCCCGGGGGATCCCGCAGATCGAAGTTACTTTCGATATTGACTCTAACGGTATCATCCACGTCTCGGCAAAGGATCTCGGGACCGGCAACGAACAGGCAATTTCCATTAAAGGCGACAAGAAACTCTCCGATGAAGAGATCAAGAAAATGATGGATGCGGCCAAACAGTTCGAGGCGGAAGACAAGAAAAAACGCGACGAGATTGAGGTTCGCAACCAGGCAGATACCGCAGTCTTTACCGCAGAAAAGATGCTCAAGGAGAGCGGCGACAAGCTCGATGCTGCCGACAAACAGAAAGTAGAAGAGGGTGTTACTGCGGTAAAGGCTGCTCTTGGCGGGGACAACCCGGATGAGATCAAGAAATCCATGGAGACCCTGACCGAAGCCGTGTATGCAGCAACTACCAAGATCTACCAGAAGATGCAGGCCGAGCAGGCCGCCTCCCAGCAGGAAGCCCCGGCTGGCGGTGCAGGCCCCGATCCATCCGCTGAACCAAAGAAGACTGACGATAACGTAGTTAACGCAGATTACAAAGTCAAAGACGAGTGA
- a CDS encoding pyridoxal phosphate-dependent aminotransferase codes for MMERFSSRVRGIEISGIRKIFEAAGPGSINLGLGQPDFDTPQHIKDAAIAAIREGKTGYTPNTGIPELREALSTKFRKENNVQYSTDQILVTAGASEALHIVMQALVSDGDRVLCADPGFVSYAALATLAGGRPVGVPLDATFHIDLEKAQALMDGARLFVLNTPANPTGAVESAETIRTLVEYAGDAGVTIVSDEVYEHFIYGKKHVSAARFGDNVITINAASKTYAMTGWRLGYLAAPAEVVSQCLKVHQYCQACATSISQYAALAAYTGDQAPVQQMRDEYHARRDLLCRGLSDIGFSFPVPEGAFYAFVPMKPALVQNIIESGVILTPGSAFGANAPDYARISYAASRENLMQALDRIKKATGEYHG; via the coding sequence ATGATGGAACGGTTTTCATCGCGGGTCAGGGGCATTGAGATCTCCGGGATCCGGAAAATCTTTGAGGCTGCCGGGCCGGGATCGATCAATCTCGGCCTGGGTCAGCCGGATTTTGATACGCCGCAGCATATCAAGGATGCTGCCATTGCGGCGATCCGGGAGGGAAAGACAGGTTACACACCCAACACGGGGATACCCGAGCTCAGGGAAGCGCTCAGCACCAAGTTCAGAAAAGAGAACAACGTGCAGTACTCCACAGATCAGATACTCGTTACTGCCGGTGCAAGTGAGGCCCTCCATATTGTCATGCAGGCTCTTGTGAGCGACGGGGATCGTGTCCTTTGCGCTGACCCGGGTTTTGTTTCGTATGCAGCGCTTGCAACACTTGCCGGAGGCCGGCCGGTGGGTGTCCCGCTTGATGCAACTTTCCATATCGATCTGGAAAAAGCACAGGCTCTTATGGATGGTGCCCGCCTTTTTGTCCTCAACACCCCGGCCAACCCGACCGGTGCCGTGGAGAGCGCAGAGACAATCCGGACACTCGTTGAATATGCGGGAGATGCCGGGGTCACCATCGTCAGTGATGAAGTATACGAGCATTTTATCTATGGGAAAAAGCACGTGAGTGCTGCACGGTTTGGCGACAATGTGATCACGATAAATGCGGCAAGCAAGACCTACGCGATGACCGGCTGGCGCCTCGGGTACCTTGCGGCTCCGGCGGAAGTTGTCAGCCAGTGCCTCAAGGTGCACCAGTACTGCCAGGCATGTGCTACCTCAATTTCCCAGTATGCTGCGCTTGCAGCGTACACCGGAGATCAGGCACCGGTGCAGCAGATGAGGGATGAATACCATGCACGCCGTGACCTGCTCTGCAGGGGGCTTTCCGATATCGGTTTCTCGTTCCCGGTCCCGGAAGGGGCGTTTTATGCGTTTGTGCCGATGAAACCGGCGCTGGTTCAGAATATTATCGAATCCGGGGTTATTCTCACCCCTGGCTCAGCATTCGGTGCAAATGCACCTGATTATGCCCGGATCAGTTATGCTGCATCGCGGGAGAATCTTATGCAAGCTCTTGATAGGATCAAAAAGGCAACAGGAGAGTACCATGGTTAA
- a CDS encoding MBL fold metallo-hydrolase produces MTAPSARKFGFIAHMPDEPGSLEQAAQVITRYNGNINRIQYDRRIDPCTVFYEVTSTEEEYARITGDLADIGYLQTSLQPVSFLKFFVHLPHAPGSLHRFLKFTTESGANIGFIDFDDTGRFPDRLTVSLNLEDPAAVENLLDQLKSRYHLEILEYDTTGKHLDDTVFYVKFAQEIRDLIGESENEFLLSFLADTNHIAQELMNRGNNPRQVFDSVLLTGRTLRATTGKNFYADVQKIQITPAVSLFCFQLPCGGSIYVLFSGKEALMIDTGYGIYHDDVMAMFSSFGLGEEGNFTGLVITHADADHCGGGGFFSAGAVMHTGTRDIIKTNNRAYGSRSEHSVLESFYTKMINCFSRFNPPGNVTCLQKAGTSVQSIFPVLGSVAIAGIRLEILEGLGGHTHGQIYLYSREEGLLFTADAVINFSSLTPERASYSSLADFLVSSVNVDSDLARRERKALLELATETDRELARKGKRCLICGGHGAVSVLDKGRLVPCGEITRYQIPDAP; encoded by the coding sequence ATGACAGCGCCCTCTGCCAGAAAGTTTGGCTTTATAGCCCACATGCCCGATGAGCCCGGCTCGCTGGAGCAGGCGGCCCAGGTCATAACCCGGTACAATGGCAATATCAACCGCATCCAGTACGACCGGAGAATTGATCCCTGCACGGTCTTTTACGAGGTAACTTCAACAGAAGAAGAGTATGCAAGGATCACCGGTGATCTTGCGGATATCGGCTATCTCCAGACTTCATTGCAGCCGGTAAGTTTTCTCAAATTCTTTGTCCATCTCCCCCACGCACCGGGCTCATTGCACCGGTTTTTAAAATTCACTACAGAATCCGGGGCAAATATCGGATTTATTGATTTTGACGACACCGGCAGGTTCCCCGACCGGCTCACGGTGAGCCTGAACCTTGAGGATCCGGCTGCAGTTGAAAACCTCCTCGATCAGCTCAAATCGAGGTATCACCTGGAGATCCTTGAGTACGATACGACCGGGAAGCATCTTGACGATACGGTCTTCTATGTTAAATTTGCACAGGAGATCCGTGACCTGATCGGAGAATCTGAAAATGAGTTTCTCCTTTCTTTTCTTGCCGATACCAACCATATTGCACAGGAACTGATGAACCGGGGGAACAATCCCCGGCAGGTCTTTGACAGTGTGCTTCTCACCGGGCGGACCCTGCGGGCCACCACCGGCAAAAATTTCTACGCCGATGTCCAGAAAATCCAGATTACTCCTGCGGTCAGTCTTTTCTGTTTCCAGCTCCCCTGCGGAGGAAGCATCTATGTGCTCTTTTCCGGAAAAGAGGCCCTGATGATCGATACCGGGTACGGTATTTACCATGATGATGTCATGGCAATGTTTTCTTCTTTTGGTCTTGGAGAAGAAGGAAATTTTACCGGCCTTGTTATCACCCATGCGGATGCCGATCACTGCGGGGGCGGGGGCTTTTTTTCGGCCGGTGCAGTTATGCATACCGGTACCCGTGATATCATAAAAACAAACAACCGGGCGTACGGGTCCCGGAGCGAGCACTCTGTTCTTGAATCGTTTTACACCAAGATGATCAATTGCTTCTCCCGCTTCAACCCCCCCGGGAACGTAACCTGCCTCCAGAAGGCCGGGACCTCAGTGCAGAGTATCTTCCCGGTGCTTGGATCTGTTGCCATTGCAGGAATCAGGCTTGAGATCCTCGAAGGGCTGGGGGGTCATACACACGGGCAGATCTATCTTTATTCCCGTGAAGAGGGCTTACTTTTTACCGCAGACGCGGTGATTAATTTTTCCAGTCTTACACCGGAACGTGCTTCATACAGCTCTCTTGCGGATTTTCTGGTTAGCTCGGTAAACGTGGACAGCGATCTTGCACGCAGGGAGAGAAAAGCGCTGCTTGAACTTGCCACAGAGACTGACCGGGAGCTTGCCCGCAAGGGGAAACGCTGCCTTATCTGCGGGGGGCATGGTGCGGTATCGGTTCTGGACAAGGGCAGGCTTGTTCCCTGTGGGGAGATAACCCGCTACCAAATACCTGATGCCCCCTGA
- a CDS encoding nucleotide exchange factor GrpE, whose translation MEDHDTTPVPETPAAEPETSVPSPPGQNDELAGQKKRYAELNDRYLRLAADFDNYRKRIARDHETQVQLANERFAVDILEIADNLDRALKADEDHLRTGVDQIRQLLAGVLARHGITPIDAQKISFDPGVHEAVAHIPSDEKEGTVIDVVSPGYRMHNKVIRYAKVAVSKGNPSNEETSV comes from the coding sequence ATGGAAGATCACGATACCACCCCTGTGCCGGAGACCCCGGCCGCAGAGCCGGAGACATCGGTACCCTCTCCGCCCGGGCAGAACGATGAACTTGCCGGGCAGAAGAAGCGGTACGCAGAGCTCAATGACCGGTACCTCAGGCTTGCAGCGGACTTCGACAATTACCGGAAGCGGATCGCACGGGACCATGAAACCCAGGTTCAGCTGGCAAACGAACGGTTTGCCGTTGATATCCTGGAGATTGCAGACAATCTGGACCGTGCACTCAAAGCCGATGAGGATCATCTCCGCACAGGTGTTGACCAGATCCGCCAGCTGCTTGCCGGAGTGCTTGCACGACATGGTATCACACCCATAGATGCACAAAAAATTTCATTTGATCCCGGGGTCCACGAGGCTGTCGCACATATTCCTTCCGATGAGAAGGAAGGAACGGTCATCGACGTGGTTTCTCCGGGGTACCGGATGCATAACAAGGTAATCCGGTATGCAAAGGTTGCAGTTTCGAAAGGAAACCCTTCAAACGAGGAAACAAGCGTCTGA